The Anguilla anguilla isolate fAngAng1 chromosome 2, fAngAng1.pri, whole genome shotgun sequence genome contains the following window.
TGTAAAGGGCTGAGCAAGCCTcacttttgttttctgtctgcaTTCTTTCATGAGTCTTCTGGATGTTGAGAAGATTATGTTCACTGCGAGAACGCTCCTCCTGGCAAAGACAGTCAACTGATGTCATCCTAACAGCACAAGTGGATAATAAGCTAATGATCATTTAAACACACTTAGCCAGTTCGGGTACTAAATGTGAACcatataaaaacacagtttagATGCAATATACTGACTGGTTAAGTGTACGACCTATTTCAGCTGACGTGATGAACGATGGATCGTTATGTCTTACCTGTGTCTGTTTGATGAGCTGGTGCAGTTCAGTAAGTAACTCTGAAATTTTGGTGTCTGCAGATACCAAAGCCATTGTGACTGCGAAAGACCTGCAAGTTTAAATACATGCTGCTTACTGATttccttaaaaatgtaaaaaataaaaataaaaaagcctacAGCACAGCCTATAGCGTACTGTCCTGCAGAACAATAAATCGTCACTCAAATACTGTTGCTGAACTAACGTTGTTTGTTAGCTACAAACTCACTCACGGTTGTGCTAGGTAGCTAACGTTTGCGAAGCTGAGTGGATAACGGCGATTATCAATCATTTTTGTTCTCAAATGATCTTCTTTAAACGAACACCAAGCAGATTTCAGCATGCTGTCGGCACATAGCTCGTTTTCGACTGCTAGATAAACACCTACCTACCAGCtgaagttagctagcttgttagccaGGTCACTAGCGAGCTAAATTACGGGGAAAATTTCAAGCCagccaaatgtgtttttcccatCCATTATCGAGAATGTATAAATGTCGATTCATATGTACGTACAGCACTGTAATAATAAGTACCTAACTTATTCAATGAAACATACTTTCAGATAGATTTTTCTGATGCCTTACCATGGGGTTTGGGCCCTCACGTACGGATACGTCTGAGGGACAAACAGAACAGTGACATTCCTGATTCGTCTTgatagaacatttttataaacgcATTTTGTTACTATTCGCACAttgcattttcagattttttcttttatatgaaatatttacgAGAAAATATTGCTAACAATtccgttaaaaaaagaaacatagcTAAGTAACAATTTGACAAAATGCaaggaaattatattttcagcAATAGTGCATGACCGCAGAAGTTGGAGGGCATGcttgttgtgaaaaaaaaaacggagtaATATGAACCAACaatcaaaacaagaaaaaagataaacaaaaagcACGTAAGTTGATGTGAGTGTATAGCATAGACCTTGACGAAAATCCCACTATTAAAATGGtgccataaagaataaatacaaaataataaataaagatcaTTCAGATCCTACACCATTTGagtttttgttatattttgctATTGGAAATTCACTCTACATTGCGATTCAAACCATTCACAGAGGAGTTAATATTTAACGAATAGCGTGGCATATGCCAGCTCCACAGTGCCATGCAAcccgtgcctgcgtgcgtgtatTTGCGCGCTTGCGTGTTCCTGTAAGACTTGATGTCAACATATTTTGTCAAGCATCATATTTCAgcaaatatttactgaaataaactCCAGCTTTACTGAAAATAGAGCGGGAGCTGCAAGACGACTATGGGTGGATACAGTAAAACATGAtcatataattcacaaaaatgtatagAACTGGCAACGTTTTTAGACTActgacaatgtgtgtgtgcaggcatgcacGTCTTTCAACATGGATGTCCATGGATTaccattttaaatgcttctGGACAGTTAGAGTCACATGCATCAAATAAAATAGACAAACACATAATTGTGATAGCAATTGGGCTAATGGTAACTACTTAGATttcaaacataataataataataataatatattattattattattcaaaacgaacgaaaaaaatacagtaagtaAGTCGACCCGCAAGTGGGTCACTTTGAAGAGAGAAATAGCAGGTGAAAGTCAAGTGTTGATAAGATTTTGTGAACGTTGATTTTGTTAATCTAATCTATGGTTGAATGACATTGAGTGAGAGGGGTGGAGTGTGAGGGAATGGGACGTTAGACAAAATATTGTAGTTATGAATGACAATAAAGGTGTAAAAGAGTAAGTGAATGCAAAAATAACAGAAGCgaaataaaaaggaagaaaaaagttAAGGGAAAAGGATAGCATCGTGTCATTTAAACCTTTTATTTCACTGCTTGAACGGCACAGCTGCTTACAATTCAATGTTATTTCTTAAACAAAATCTGCTCtgttcaaaaaaggaaaactgttTTGGTATTCGAGTTAATGGCACCTCACTATGTACTGTTTAAACAacaaaaggagggaaaaattTCACCACGTGTTAGTGTCTGCACTTGTGACCATGGCTTGACAAACATTGACTGAAAAACTGATGCAACTGTGAGTCAGGTGACGGATGAGGGAGGGAGCGACATAGAGACTATAAAAACCCCATTGAACGacgagaaaaacaaaaataacgcAACGTGGTGTGACAGACCATACCAGAAGACTTTAAGTTGAAGTAGGCTACTTCGTGTTTGCGGTATTAAAcgacttttcttttcttttcaaaactaTTCTCTGTTTTTAACCGCCTCTTATTTTTCGAAACCTTATTTgttggtgggtttttttttactattgatTTTAGCTGTATAAATTAGTTTTAGCGCactaattgtttatttatttaataatgagTTTCGTGGAGGTGAAAAATATGGAACCGACTACATTTGAAGACCGCTACTACGACGAATATGAATATTATAATCTTACTGACAAGTTCAGTGGTAAGCCCTCTCAGATCCTGCCTTGCACGTTTCGCATGGCTGATTGGCTACGTTTTCTATGAGTAACAATGTGCTATTATGATTTCTGCAACGTACGACCAGTCAAACAGATGTCTGAATCTCCACAATACCTTAacgtgtctgtggtgtgtgtgtgtgtgtgtgtttgtgcatagaTTCTCTCTGTAAAGCAGCTTATATGGTATGACATATGAAGTCGTACATGTTTCAGGTGGTACTAGTCGTAAGGGGAGGACAAAGCGTGAAGCCAGCTGCAACACCAACAGACCCAACCCTGCGGGCCATGAGCGAAAGATAACTGAGAAATTGCAAAATGCCGAAAAGAAGGCCAAGGAATGAGGGACGAACAAGAGGAAGTGAGAATGGCGCAATAAAGAATCAAGCTGCCGTTGCTGAACAGTGGTTTTTTGTATTTCCAGCCACAATATTGTAGCCAATGACCTTTGGACGTATGATCTGTCAaccaatgtttatttaatttcagaaacCATTGGACAGCTAACCCTGGCAACAGACCATAGCCATCTTGGTAATGGATGAGCAGACTGAAGGGCCAGCGTGTGGCAAGTCAGACCAGCCTGGCGGGGAGTTACAGGGGGGAAAttgaaacaaacttttttttaaagtgtaaacTGTTTCAGGTTAAAATGGGGATAGAATCTGGGAAGGTTAAGAGTGACTGTGTTGGAAGTTTGAGCTAATATGATTGTGATTAGTTTTCTGAAATTAGTTGGATTTCTGTCATCTGGATTGTCAGCCAGCCATGTCAGTGTGTGAacgttttttatttaattgtgggAAATTCTGATGAAATGGATGATTTTAATATCTGAATTAAAGGAATGaccaaacacttttttttatacatCAAACTTTGTGTGGAccttattaaaatgtttacattacCCACAGTGAGCTACAGGGGGCAGTAATACATTGAGTAGGCCATCATGATACTGATTTTAATCTAAATATTGGTAGAGTGGTATGTGGTAGCACTACACAAGTCTtgtcaaatattttcatattagcTGAGGGcattgtttgaatgttttggctATGCCAAAGCCTGTCAGTTCGTTGAGGTTGACCGAGCAGTCTTCCACCACAAACATCAACCTACTCAAATAATTATGTTGACTTGTagttaatttatgaatttatggcctttgcagtccaGTAGTTCCTCTGCTGCTACCCTGATATGCAGCTCGAGGAGGATTCCAGTGAACAAAAATAGATGTAGCAATTCACTGTGAATAAAGAGGAAAAATCTGAGGTGGGCTTTAGCCTGACCGTCTCCCTAGAGCTCCCTCCTGGCAGTGCAGGGTCATGTGGCTGGCACAGTCAGTTGCACAGTTGAGCACTGTGGCTAATAATTGAATGTCTTCAATACATTAATGGAGTGCTACAGCAGAATGTCA
Protein-coding sequences here:
- the LOC118220286 gene encoding nuclear protein 1-like, whose product is MSFVEVKNMEPTTFEDRYYDEYEYYNLTDKFSGGTSRKGRTKREASCNTNRPNPAGHERKITEKLQNAEKKAKE